The Musa acuminata AAA Group cultivar baxijiao chromosome BXJ3-6, Cavendish_Baxijiao_AAA, whole genome shotgun sequence region AGCTTCTGTCTCCCTCCTTCCTCTCCTTCGTGCTCAAAACTACTCTCGAGCTGTACAGCTTCGGATGGCCGACACCAGCAAAAAGTCAACCGAGAACGACCGTCTTATTCATCTGACACACAAAACAAAGAAAACCAAATACATCCTCCTTGGGTTTGACTCCGCGGAATCATCTCCGACCATgaacacatgttccagataatgcttGTCGGGGAAGGTCTTAACTGGTGACAACAACTTGTAATTTAAATACTTACTGTAAGATTGCATGATTGGATTCTCTTTCTGCCTTAAATCATTAATCTATTTGTACCTATGCGTGATTACATTTTGTTCATCCATAATTATCCTATTGCTCAGATCATTTGCTCCATGGGTTAAGTTTCAAGTGGGGTTTCCACACATTTATCCTTTTAGAGTTTGGAAACAACATATTTGCTGAATCTAACTATAATATTGCACATATCCTTTCCATACAAAGATCCCAATATTCTATCTGAAATACACATAATGTTCTTACAATAATCTTTTAAAGAACATATACATCATCTACACTTTTATTACAATAAAAATGATATCTAtataatttttatcataataaGCTTTTAGAGTATTAATATGATAAAATTCATCCAcaattacatatatataatttttagatttcacagtgataatatatatatatatatatgcaaaaatcAGATTTAGAggaataaatacaaaaaaaaaactattatgtatATATGAAATGTTCCCTTCATATTGGAGCTGAGAACAGTGTCACTCATCAGATGTCTGAACTCCTGTCACTGTCATCTGCAGCCCATTGGTTTTGTTCATGGCATTTATCTTCCAGCTCCTGGAATGAGCTGTCGACACATGAAACCTTAATCTGTGACATATACCACCAAACCAAACAACAAAACAAAAGCCATGCATTCTTGTGTTGTTCTTCTCAATTAGATCATCTTCTGATCCCACCACACCATCATAAACTAATCTACCCTTAACGTCACCCTGCCATTTGATCCCCACACCCCGATTCCCTTCACATTTGCAGGAATGATTCCGTTTACACTGCCCTATATGAGCTGGTGTTCATGCAGGAACTGAGCTTGACCCGAGCGATGGAGAGCGACCATCCCTTCCTCTTTGCGCCACAGGCCCGCATAAGCAACGAGGACGACGGGTTCGATCCCGCCTTCGAGAGCTACGACCATGAGCTGCTCCAGTTCATGCTCTTCGACGGCGGGTTCGCGGGTGATGGCCATCTGAGCTTGCTGAGGGAAGGAGCGCTGTTCGATGCTGGCGGCCATGAAGGAACCACCGCCACCCAGTACCTGCAGGCCGATGCGCCTTCGGGCTCTCCCGACCTTAGCTTGGAGGTGGATGACGATCCTCCTGCGTGCGGAGGGTGCCATGATGGTGGCGATTCCCCCGGGGGGATCACCAAGACAAGGAGAGACCGGTCCAAGACTCTGATatcggagaggaagaggagggtcCGCATGAAGGAGAAGCTGTACGAGCTGCGGTCTCTGGTTCCCAATATAACGAAGGTACAGATACGTTACTCGCCACCTGTTTCAGGTTGTGGTGGAGAGAGGCTTGACCATGGTTAATGCGATGTCGTGCAGATGGACAAAGCTTCCATCATAGCCGACGCAGTCGTGTACATGAAGAATCTGCAATCTCAGGCGAAAAAGTTGGAGGAGGAAGTGAGCATGCTCGAGTCCTCGTCGCGAGAAGGCCAACCGCTTCAGGTTCCAAGCAGGAAGACGACCAAAGCTACAGATTTGGAGGAGGCTGCTGCTGTGAGAGGCGGCAACATAATGCAGGTAAACGCATTCGAAGTGGGTGAGGGAAGGTTCTACGTGAAGGTGGAGGGCAGCATGGGAGACGGAGCGGCGTCATCTCTCTACGCCGCCGTCGAGTCTCTCTTGTGCTTCGATCTGGAGAGCTCCAACTTCTCCCTCAACCCCAATGGATTTGTGTTCACGCTAACCTTCAAAGTATAAACGCCGAACACAGTTCTCTCCATTTTTGCTCTTCTCATTGGATTGCTCGTGTTAGGGTTGAGAATGTTTCTGTACTGCTGCAGATCGGAGACTTCAGCAGGGAGATGAATGCATCCTCCATGGAGTTATGGGTGATGGGAGCTCTTCTGAGGGAGGGGTTTCAACTCATGCAGACAACTCCTCCTTTGTAGAGAGCTACTTGTCCTCCACTATCAGCGGCCACCCTCTCACATATTTTGAGCTTTGCGTACTCATCTTTTATTTGTAGACATGTTCACTGTAATAACAATCTGCTCTTCAGGCATTGGagtgtatgcatgcatgcatcgacTGCCATGAGTTTTATCATGTGGAATCCACCATACTGAAATCATATGCAATAATGAGAGCACAATCATATAAAATAAGAGTTATATGTACCATATAATGGGAAAAATGAGAGATGTAGCAACCGAAGTACTGTCAGgtaattggaaattatgtgacttcAATTACAAGAAGCAGCCCAAATCATTTGCAGATATCAACTGCTATGATTGGACAGTAGACATAGGTTTGTTCTGATCCCATTGAGGAGGTGAAATATACTTCTTCAGAGTGACTTCTTATTTGTTCTTATAATAAGGAGTTCACTAATGACCCTTAACAAAACTTGAGATTGTGGTTGACATAATCATAGATCTAGTGTTTGAATACAAGTGTACTACACAGGTAATTTAAGATTAGATAATTGAAACAAAGATATCCAGACCTGGCTTTCTAGATATTGTAATGAAGAGATTCTGACCATTGAATaaggcttattattattattattattattatattaaagattGCAGAAAGTCAACCACTATTCCTGCTTGTATATAAATCTGACCTCAAGATTCTTCACTAAGATAAACTTCTTTAATCTTTTATATTGACAACAATGGAGGGGTTGATCTCTAATAATAAACTATAAGGAGTTATGTCCCAAACCACTTCAATATAAGGATAGAAAAGGTTAAGGATGGTTACCTATATATTTCTTCCAATTTTTGTTATATCTATAATTAATTCTCTCTGACCCTTGCATGACATTTATCTTGACTTTGTTATTTTTATGTATTCAGGACTTGGATAAGTCTACTAATATTTTTGTGGTGACGTAGTGAGTACTGTAATTTCATCAACCAACCCTAAAGGTTTTATGAAGCAATTCTCTTTCTTCAGGTTTTAGCTGAAGACTAAACCTAGATCTCAGGTTTTAGCTGCCAAAGATGAATAATTgtgaattcttgaaaaaaaaatctatgttTGAGAGATTTTTGTAGAGCTCTCCTgatcatataaaaaaattattttaccctTATTTTATCACTGTTGTATTGTGTTTGGTTAGTTGAATTTGCCCCTACTTGTCTCGCGCTAGTACAAGGAAAGAGGAGGTGCAACAACGATAGCTCTTGTCGTCCTCGTGTGAGCAAGGGTGTAGGTGGCCGCTATCATAAGGTGTAAGAAAGGTGGGGGTGGGAGAAGGTTTGACAAGGGCTATTGTGACTCTGTCGCCGGGTGAGTTTGGTGAAGATAGAAGGCTTGCTCTCGTTGTAAGTGGAGGGGCTGTAGAAGTTGTGCCTATGTTGTTAGGGGTAGTGGTGGTCATTGTACTTCTGTCACTAGGTGAGTTTAATAGATAAGGAGGTTTCACCTTCATATGCCTATGTGGAAGGAGGCCTTGCGACGAGGAAGGAGGACTATAGAGGCCATAATGAGCCTTTCCACAATAGGTCTAGAGGGGCAGAGGGGAGGAAAGGTAATGACGAAGGTATTGTAGAACAATGGCATACCGCGGAGGTAGGTCTGATGGGTGGAACGGGTAAAAtgattatttatgaaaaaaatattttatgaaaacttTTTAAAATAGAAGTGCTCTCGGGAATTGATCaaatataaggttttttttttaatttacttatatatatatatatattgtgtgtgtgagagagaaaaTTAAATCCAAGTAAAATGCTAAATCCTTACTCaacttttaattttctaatcattATGATTGatcttaaaatatttatcttaataACCTCTCGAAGGAAATCttaggaaaaaaaataatttgaagcTAGGAGAGGATAAAGAAAAATCTCACTATCATTttactgattattattattattattatttctgtgGTAAATTCCAGTTATGATAGATTGTTACGTTTCTAAAcaagaattatttttctttttgaatagaAAAAAGAACAGGCCGTAAACCGGTCCCGGCCAGGTCGAACCAAATCGGTCCAAAATCGGACCGTGGTGGTGCTTATCATGAAGTTCCTTTATCCTCGTAGGGTCAAGTCCGTCATTTCGATTCCGCTAGCAAAGCCCGCGCGATCGAATCGGGCTCGATGATACCGACAGTCGAAAGCAGTGAGAGAGGGAAAGAAGCGACGACGCAGAGAgaaatggctgaggagaggaGCGGAGGGGAGGGTGAAGAAGGGAGGAGTTCGGCCTCCGCCACGAATAATTGGAGAAAGGAGGTCGACGTTAAACTGAAGCGGCTCCAATCCCTCCTGTTCGGCGCCGATCTCGCCCTGGAGCGGGGCGATCACGCCGCCGCCGGAACCCTCGCTCTCCGCCTCATCGGCTTCCTCGACTCACAGACGAGAAACCCCATTGACGCTTCCTTCGTCAGTCCCATCCGCGCCGAGGCTTCCTCCAAGCTCGCCGCCGCCTCCCGCGCCCTCGCTGTCGACTCGGATCGGTGTGTACCTCTCGCGCTTCCTCTTTTGATATATTCAGGAAATCGGTTGCTATCCGTGCTGTTTGTTGAGTTCTTGAGCTATGATTTGTTGGTTGCCGTTTGAATCATTTTGGTGTCTATTCGAATATGAGGCCGAAACTTGCTGATCTCCACTGTCTTAATGAAATCGGTTTAGGGAAAAAAGAAACATGAAttttaagacaaaaaaaaaagatcaatgcggatttgaatttttggctcAGTGGAATGGATTAGAGCTACGCAATGTTGTAAACCATTATGGTCATGCTTGGCGCTCAGCTGAGAGTAAAGTGCAACTGGAGATTAGCTTATTTGTGATGGATTGAGCCAATTTTAAGCTGCCTCCTATCTCTCTAATATAAATCCATTAATAGGAAGTCAGTAATAGTACGAACAACTTTAATGACCATTGATAGCATTGATATtcaatgttttaaaaaaattaaatagtctGTATTGTCATTAAAAAGGAGATAGAGGAGATGTTGATTAAATCTGATATTTAGATCCAAAATGTAAGATTGGTAAGTGAAAACTGAATGGAATGAAGGGCTCCAATGCTATATTACATTTGCTAAAGCACTTCAGCATAAAGAATTATACTAAGATGGTGCCTATTTCATCATAGTTATAATGTCATGAAGTTGATATGGCTGAATGTTGTTGCTCTACATGAGTGGCTTTAATAAACAGCAGCACCAAACTACAATATTCTTAAATGTTACATAATTAATTGTTCACTGTTGTTGATTGATTATAGAAGACAGTAACAATTTATGTTTAATTTACTTTGATGTACTTTTTAAGCTTGACAATAGTTATAATTTCCCTTCAGGATTTTTTTCCCTAAATGTAGTATCTTATGGATTCAGACAGGCATTTGAACAAGCAAGAAAAGATGTTGgttgtatttttttaaaaaaaggagATGTTGACATCGAGAGGATTAAGGAGTCCAAGTATTTCCGAACTTTCATCAATAAGTCCAAAGAAAATGTTGCTGGAGATTTGGTATGGACTTATGTGATTTTTATGTTCATTCAGATTGAGGAGTGGTCTTTATTGATTTACTGAAAAATATGCATGCCTATTTGTAGGTTCTAATGTTGTTTTGGACAATGAAAGACTTTCCCATCTTGAATTTATTTGGCTGTGATTGCAAAAGAGTGAAACGAAGCTCATCATGTCTTGTACTCACTACTCAGTAGATATTGATTCCATAATCAATAAGTTCTGTTTTTGTTTTAGCAGATCaacaacacatcatcatgtagCAATTCTTCGGCTGTTAAAGGTTCTGATATCAAGGAAAACCAGAGGCTACTGGATAAACAACATGAAAAGTCAAGCATCCATACTGCAAAGCTTATGACACAGACAAAAATAACATCAATATATGGCAATAAACCCTCAAATCCAGATAATGCGACTTACAAGACAGTTCGGAATTGCCAAAGTGACATTCCTCAAGAGTGCACTGTTTTTGACATTGAAAAGACAAGTAGCAATAACTCTTTGAAAAACAAAGATGGCCCTGTTTGTTTGCAAGGTGAAGAGATAGAAAAACCACATGGAATGACTTCAAGATCAAAGCACCGGCACTCAGAATTTACAAGTCCAATTTGTGAAAATGCAAAGTCTCCTTCAAGTAATGAAGAAGCTAGTCTAGATATTTCTCACCATGGATTTGTGACCGCAAGGACAAAATTGGTAATTATTTAGTAATCATTTGGTGTTTTATTATTCTCAAGACCACTGTTACTTATCTCTTAGTGGGATTGTAAACATTTGTCAACTCACCTTAAGAGGCCATATTTAACATTAAGTAATCATATTTCTTGTGCTTCATTTGTTACATATTTTCAATATGCTGAGCTCTTTTTTGTACACAGATTCTGTACACTAATCTTTCAGAAGCTCTCCCTTTTATGCagttttaacttttaagtttATCATATGTAACTTATCCTCAACTATTTGGATTTCTAACACATGCCATATTATGACTTACAACTTGCAGGTTGCAACTTCATACTTGTGCTACTCTTGACTCTAGAAGCCTAAGTGTACATAAAAATATTTGAGATTAAGGGAATGAAAATATAAACATCTTAAGGAGAAATTTGCAAATTTGGTACTCTTGAGGGTGAAACATTCAAAAGTTTTTTCCTGTTTCTTTTAAGGCATCACCAAATTCTCTGGAAATAATAGAGTGATAAAGATAGCTTTAATTAGTTAAATTGGAAGTTTCAAGTGACTGATTTATGCAACTGATCAGCAAGGAAGATTATCATGGGTACCTGTAAAATGAGGTACCTATACAGTGTGCGAAAGCATGCCAAGATCTTATATTTGCTAATTTTTTAAGTCTTTCTACTTATGAATGCATACTAAGCATCATATCTTCAGGAGTATGTGCAAGCTGAGATTAAACATACATTAAGGTGGTTGTGAGGTGAAGTGAGTTGTGAGTTGATTTATATACTGTAAGTTTGAAGAACTTCTTGTGAATGCAAAGACTAGTTATATGCTGCAAAGAGAAACAAGGTTTAGGAGACCACTCTTTCTTTTATGGTTTCTTTCTGATGCTTATTGTAATTGCTATGTAGTTTCATTTTTAAAAAGATCTTTTGTGGACTCTATCTATTCTATGTTTGCTAGTGCATGGCATGTTTCTTTTATTATGTCTAAATTGTCTATTCGTATGCAGAACATCTAAAAGTTTTCAGTAATTTTTATGTAAGGTCTAATGTTAGCAGTGGTATAATGCGATCATTTACTTCAACTCCCTTTATATTTATGAGAAGCTTGTAGCTTTGAAGATTAATCTGTTCTGGAGATTGGTATGGAACTATATGACATTTGTTTCTGGGAAGTCTTTTGCCTCCTCTTTTGTATAATCTATAACCCATCAGTCCAGATATATGATACATGGGCCTAAGAGGGTTAGCACGTGATCAGAGAAGTTTGATATACTAGTTCCTTACTGGTTTGATCCTTCATGTTGAGTGTTGCCATATTTATCACAAGCAGCGAAAACCTTACATGTGGAATTTTTTCTGTTAAATTATTGGTTGTTATAATTAGGTTTTTGGAAGTTTGTAAGTTTATATCTTGTTTGACTTGAGCATCATACAAAAGGACACATAAGTGTAgccttttaaattttaataaaccTTCTTGTGTCCTTAGGAAATGGATGCTAAGCAAAGACCTTGTTCAATGGGCCATGCAAATGCCTCTGTGTCACCGCAAGTCAATAATAATTCATTTGGGAATGTGAGAAACTATGGCATGAGGTATGGCAATGTTACCCGTCGTGGTGTTCGAGGTAACTTTGTCCCACCTATCAGATCCAGTGGAGGCAATACAGGTAATATGATTAGCCCAAGGATTTCAGGGCAGTGTGATGATGCTCTGCAAGATTCAACAAGAAAATGGTTGGTATCACCTGACTATTTTATGTCTTGTTAGTTACAGTCTATATTCAAACCTTTATCTTAGTTTTCTGTCTTTATAAGATATAAGTTATGTATAGTCAAATGTCACTGAAATAGGGTATTTTATTGAAGAAAATTCTCTAAATTCAGCTCGAGTAGGTTTATGGAGCATAGAGTTCATGCATTAGTTTTATGACACTAATGTAAACTAAATATTTTGTCTATCCAATTAAATTCTCTGGAGGATGGTTTTTTTAATGGAAATTCAGAAAAGTTTGGTTACAACATCGCTAATCAGTTCAGCTATTAGGGTCAACAACCAGGGAATAGTTTTAAGATCATTGCTAGAATTTTGAGATCGCAATTGAATTTCTGCATCATTGTTTTAACCAAAAGCAGAAAACAATGAGACTTACGAAAATTAAGAAACTTGTGTggcaaaagaagggaaaaaactgGTCAATTTAGACTTGCCGATAGCAATGCCATTGACTTCTATGTTGAAATTTCTTCGTCAGTTCAAGTTAGATGGCCAtcattcaatttatcacattATTCAAATCTTTATAGTTTAAATACAACTGATCAACTGAAATTATGTCTTTATTGTTATCAATAACATCATTATTAACAATTTGGTGTCTATCTAATCAACTGTTCTTCTGATGACATGGACATGCCCCATTTTAATTGAGACATGCTTGATCTTTGTGTCAAAATTATTTTGAGATAGTTTGCTGTATCATCTCCTAAATAATTTTGTCCTTGATATTAACTTCATCATAACTCCTAATGTAATCATCCAATGGAGCAATCTATCTTAAGTTGTGTATTCACGAGCAAAGGAGATAAGAAGTAAATTACTAACTTGATatggagaaaaataaagaaaatttaggTTAGCCACACTGTGTTTTTTGTTTGGAGACAAGTACATGCTAAATGATCTTTTTGTGGAATAGAGGTACTAATTCAGATGGTGACTCTTTCCCAAAGGTGAATTTTAATGTTCTTGCAAATTCCAGTAAGTAGTTTCAATTCCTTAGGTAGTAGCCTTGGCTTGTGCAAAAGGGAACCTTCTCAATGAAACTTACAGGTTTGAGAATCCATTTAGAGATAAGAGTTCAATATGCACTAAACATCATAAATGTATCAATTAATATCATCAAAGCTCTCATGCTTGCATCTTTTACATTTGGTATGAACAAAACCCTATATTTAAGGAATCTCACTTTTTTCTGTATTGTTTTGCCCCAGGTTTATGTCACATCTTTAATGGAAAGGATCTGTCTTATTTCTTTAGCAAAGCTTTTCAAGATAGGAAAAAAGAATGTTGTGTGATACTTGTTGTTAATTATAGGGAACATTTATTTGAAATGACAGTTGCTCGAGTTGCTTCAACCAAAAAACAAACTACTGAAATAGAGAGATCACTGACTTCACATCTCTGGCTATGATATATAGTAAGAACAAATTTTAAAATACCATCATGTCATGGATTTAGCTAGTCTTGCGTAAGCCATGTGACACCTCTATGTCACTTGCTCGCAAAGGTTTAACTTCCCTATAACCTTATGTAATCCAATAACGACCTGCACAGAAGGAAAATTAAATAGTGAAAAGTGAATTCGTGGGGGCAAAATGTCATTGTCGCTCTACTGAAGTGTAACTCAGGATTGCACAAGCATAAGTGGATAACATACTTCATTAGCAAAATGGACACCTTCGCTAGCTCAGATCAATCGTGCAACAAGGAGTCCAAGCCTAGACCTCTCTGCTCAAAGTCTCTGTGCACAAGTGCCCACACGACATTCCCACATTCTGTTACAAGACATGTGACCCTGCCAGTCCTATGCCAGCCAGGGATTCCAGGGTTTCGAGATGATTAGCATTTCACAAGTCATCTCTTTACAAGGAAAATAACTGCACAGTGCTGTTTAAAGGTTCTATTTTTTGTGCAGTTTTACCCATGTTCGACCACCCCTTTTGAGCTTCACTGACAAGTCTTAATGGCCAAAAGACTCAACCAAAATGGGGTTGTCAAGTCTACTGCAAAGCCTCTTATAAGCTACCTATGATGGACATAAACCAAAATGACGGACAA contains the following coding sequences:
- the LOC103989821 gene encoding transcription factor BHLH156; translated protein: MESDHPFLFAPQARISNEDDGFDPAFESYDHELLQFMLFDGGFAGDGHLSLLREGALFDAGGHEGTTATQYLQADAPSGSPDLSLEVDDDPPACGGCHDGGDSPGGITKTRRDRSKTLISERKRRVRMKEKLYELRSLVPNITKMDKASIIADAVVYMKNLQSQAKKLEEEVSMLESSSREGQPLQVPSRKTTKATDLEEAAAVRGGNIMQVNAFEVGEGRFYVKVEGSMGDGAASSLYAAVESLLCFDLESSNFSLNPNGFVFTLTFKIGDFSREMNASSMELWVMGALLREGFQLMQTTPPL
- the LOC135640762 gene encoding ATPase family AAA domain-containing protein FIGL1-like, encoding MIPTVESSERGKEATTQREMAEERSGGEGEEGRSSASATNNWRKEVDVKLKRLQSLLFGADLALERGDHAAAGTLALRLIGFLDSQTRNPIDASFVSPIRAEASSKLAAASRALAVDSDRQAFEQARKDVGCIFLKKGDVDIERIKESKYFRTFINKSKENVAGDLINNTSSCSNSSAVKGSDIKENQRLLDKQHEKSSIHTAKLMTQTKITSIYGNKPSNPDNATYKTVRNCQSDIPQECTVFDIEKTSSNNSLKNKDGPVCLQGEEIEKPHGMTSRSKHRHSEFTSPICENAKSPSSNEEASLDISHHGFVTARTKLEMDAKQRPCSMGHANASVSPQVNNNSFGNVRNYGMRYGNVTRRGVRGNFVPPIRSSGGNTGNMISPRISGQCDDALQDSTRKCIEMLCGPDGELPEKLRNLEPRLIEHVSNEIMDKDPNVRWDDIAGLEHAKKCVTEMVIWPLLRPDIFHGCRSPGRGLLLFGPPGTGKTMIGKAIAGEAKATFFYISASSLTSKWIGEGEKLVRALFGVASCRQPAVIFVDEIDSLLSQRKSEGEHESSRRLKTQFLIEMEGFDGGNDQILLIGATNRPQELDEAARRRLTKRLYIPLPSSEARAWIVRNLLEKDGLFKLSEEDIIAICKLTEGYSGSDMKNLVKDASMGPLREALRQGIEITKLRKEDMRAVTRQDFEYAMQEVRPSVSLTELSTYEEWNRQFGSLLI